A single window of Channa argus isolate prfri chromosome 2, Channa argus male v1.0, whole genome shotgun sequence DNA harbors:
- the xkr5b gene encoding XK-related protein 5b, giving the protein MRDYTATPSHEGSCTPCCQVCVFFFTAFLIVAERTALIYCFVYYLWVGHNYCYAHLAGFTALFLLPGWGPQWLSYLWYLSDGRIRRKSLTWTHILHLGIFKRLWECMRLPDEEVYCEIMQQADVSALRLFEALVVTLPETLLQTYVLICTDIGIKSPASVCFVVCLLSLAWALVLYARACSLIRPGHLQMTPAAILCRLLWRVSMLGSRFAVLMLFTRIFKQWILGVIGVHWLGATFWMVSQQTDIIRSTNRWRLFNLVLGAIHIFLFLNVKYGQSRYRMAGFYLVMFVENAFLLLASSWLFTMVSWDTVGIPAAVFCSFLIGVISLVLYYRFLHPKSFEIFQSIRHRGIGGPCTERGSTLSLEEKVSPTFHHHATLSGGGTLMDLPVQWEGWKHHHWLLIRLALKTGDVTKIWSAYGEGGLAGLMGLSEEVHSPDEPYVPRPPLVQPQVPRISQPAPQPAPQQVREVVQPPKPTPTCAVARPVRRAPPTTIQDMRRFPEVIPVQEVIPEESADEEYSGPASEGKGDEEFQSAAYGSPTPSSPRHSLQHIDSQAATLTEASSSACSLDIKTPAWSPERRSPLLISSPEKKGGLLGESSPTLYFSADPQSPSSGSYLGWGSELSPISTYRSPYRIREARFITSTPRLEARAGAESPGLSPVVVIPATPGTTPGTTPGGTPGTSTPAASTPGASTPGASTPGAATPGDPIIPLTPVISHARKQMVQFVDSRERAV; this is encoded by the exons ATGAGGGACTACACGGCGACTCCGAGCCACGAGGGCTCCTGCACGCCCTGCTGCCAAGTTTGCGTTTTCTTCTTTACCGCATTCCTCATCGTTGCAGAGAGGACGGCGC TGATCTACTGCTTCGTGTACTACCTGTGGGTGGGTCACAACTATTGCTATGCCCACCTGGCAGGCTTCACTGCCCTGTTCCTGCTGCCAG GTTGGGGCCCCCAATGGCTCAGTTACCTGTGGTACCTCTCAGATGGACGCATCCGCAGGAAGTCTCTCACCTGGACACACATACTGCACCTGGGGATCTTTAAAAG GCTGTGGGAGTGTATGCGTCTGCCAGATGAGGAAGTCTACTGTGAGATCATGCAGCAGGCTGATGTTTCTGCCTTACGACTGTTTGAGGCGTTGGTGGTCACCCTCCCTGAGACTCTGCTGCAGACCTATGTGCTCATCTGTACTGATATAGGAATCAAATCTCCAG CctcagtgtgttttgtggtgtgtttgttaTCTCTCGCCTGGGCCTTGGTCCTCTATGCCAGGGCCTGTTCACTCATCAGACCGGGACACCTACAGATGACCCCGGCTGCCATTCTCTGCCGACTGCTGTGGAGG gtGAGTATGTTGGGATCCCGATTCGCTGTTCTCATGCTCTTCACTCGTATCTTCAAACAGTGGATCCTGGGAGTCATTG GTGTGCACTGGCTTGGTGCGACTTTCTGGATGGTGTCTCAGCAGACGGACATCATACGATCAACAAATCGATGGAGACTCTTTAACCTCGTTCTGGGCGCCATTCATATCTTTCTCTTCCTCAACGTAAAGTACGGTCAGTCGAGATACCGCATGGCCGGGTTCTACTTg GTCATGTTCGTAGAGAATGCGTTTCTTCTTCTGGCCTCCTCCTGGTTGTTTACCATGGTGTCCTGGGATACTGTGGGCATCCCGGCTGCAGTGTTCTGCAGCTTCCTCATTG gaGTGATATCCTTGGTGCTGTACTATCGTTTCCTTCACCCTAAATCCTTTGAGATCTTCCAGAGTATTCGCCACCGGGGAATAGGTGGACCCTGCACAGAGCGTGGATCCACACTGTCATTGGAGGAGAAAGTCAGCCCCACTTTCCATCACCATGCAACACTGTCTG GAGGCGGGACCCTCATGGATCTTCCCGTCCAGTGGGAGGGCTGGAAACATCACCACTGGTTGCTGATCCGATTAGCCCTGAAGACTGGCGACGTAACGAAGATCTGGTCGGCATATGGCGAAGGAGGACTGGCCGGACTGATGGGTCTATCAGAAGAAGTTCACTCCCCTGATGAACCTTATGTCCCACGG cCTCCACTTGTTCAACCCCAAGTCCCTCGAATCTCACAACCCGCTCCTCAACCCGCTCCACAACAG GTGAGAGAGGTGGTCCAGCCACCAAAGCCAACTCCCACCTGTGCAGTGGCCAGACCTGTGAGGAGGGCTCCTCCCACAACAATACAGGATATGAGAAGGTTTCCAGAGGTCATTCCTGTCCAGGAGGTCATTCCTGAAGAGAGCGCAGACGAAGAGTACAGCGGTCCAGCATCAGAGGGAAAAG GTGACGAGGAGTTTCAGAGCGCTGCCTACGGCTCACCCACGCCTTCATCACCGCGGCACAGCCTGCAACACATCGACAGCCAAGCCGCGACTCTGACCGAGGCCTCGTCCTCTGCATGTTCTCTGGACATCAAGACTCCCGCCTGGTCACCTGAGCGACGTTCCCCTCTCCTGATTAGTTccccagaaaaaaaaggagggctCCTTGGAGAGTCCAGTCCTACACTGTACTTCAGCGCAGATCCACAGTCCCCCTCCAGCGGAAGCTATCTCGGCTGGGGCTCCGAGCTGTCACCCATCTCCACCTACCGAAGTCCCTACCGGATCCGGGAGGCGCGTTTTATCACATCCACCCCGCGACTGGAGGCCCGAGCTGGTGCCGAAAGTCCAGGCCTGTCCCCTGTCGTTGTGATTCCTGCCACTCCAGGTACTACGCCAGGCACCACTCCAGGTGGGACCCCTGGTACGTCTACACCTGCAGCTTCAACTCCTGGTGCATCCACTCCTGGTGCATCCACTCCTGGTGCTGCTACACCTGGTGATCCAATCATTCCACTCACTCCAGTCATTTCTCACGCTCGCAAACAGATGGTCCAGTTTGTGGACAGCAGAGAGAGGGCAGTGTAA
- the eva1a gene encoding protein eva-1 homolog A isoform X2, whose translation MSAPTTASPNVEVKVVSQEMAVLSNILAAYTFIADQPERTALVFLGGVCVGLLVTLVAIVFQIHCRADCHYGNSNNPNHRHRNKQHHRRRHTCPHHQLSDSNPDNTAVVASPGTRPAGDSESEDWEETSDLTARRRRRFERALLHATMFTSAEELDRAQRLEERERVLREIWMNGQPDISTVTQSLNRYY comes from the exons ATGAGCGCTCCAACAACAGCGAGTCCGAATGTGGAGGTGAAAGTGGTGTCCCAGGAGATGGCGGTGCTTAGCAACATACTGGCCGCTTACACCTTCATTGCAG ACCAACCCGAGAGGACAGCGTTAGTGTTCcttgggggtgtgtgtgttggcctTCTTGTCACACTAGTCGCCATCGTCTTCCAGATACACTGTCGAGCAGACTGTCACTATGGCAACTCTAACAACCCTAACCATCGCCACAGGAACAAGCAGCATCACCGTCGCCGTCACACCTGTCCCCACCATCAGCTCAGTGACAGTAATCCAGACAACACTGCTGTGGTTGCTTCTCCAGGGACCAGGCCTGCTGGGGACAGCGAGTCAGAGGACTGGGAGGAAACATCTGACCTCACAGCTCGACGGCGCAGGCGCTTCGAGAGGGCTCTGCTGCACGCCACCATGTTCACATCAGCTGAGG AGCTGGACCGGGCCCAGAGGCTAGAAGAGCGGGAGAGGGTTCTCCGAGAGATCTGGATGAACGGACAGCCGGACATCAGTACTGTTACTCAAAGCCTCAACAGATATtactga
- the eva1a gene encoding protein eva-1 homolog A isoform X1, translating to MSAPTTASPNVEVKVVSQEMAVLSNILAAYTFIADQPERTALVFLGGVCVGLLVTLVAIVFQIHCRADCHYGNSNNPNHRHRNKQHHRRRHTCPHHQLSDSNPDNTAVVASPGTRPAGDSESEDWEETSDLTARRRRRFERALLHATMFTSAEGTSHQHTRGTHQHCETYKIKFRQKSDVSSGSALSHRRTMKM from the exons ATGAGCGCTCCAACAACAGCGAGTCCGAATGTGGAGGTGAAAGTGGTGTCCCAGGAGATGGCGGTGCTTAGCAACATACTGGCCGCTTACACCTTCATTGCAG ACCAACCCGAGAGGACAGCGTTAGTGTTCcttgggggtgtgtgtgttggcctTCTTGTCACACTAGTCGCCATCGTCTTCCAGATACACTGTCGAGCAGACTGTCACTATGGCAACTCTAACAACCCTAACCATCGCCACAGGAACAAGCAGCATCACCGTCGCCGTCACACCTGTCCCCACCATCAGCTCAGTGACAGTAATCCAGACAACACTGCTGTGGTTGCTTCTCCAGGGACCAGGCCTGCTGGGGACAGCGAGTCAGAGGACTGGGAGGAAACATCTGACCTCACAGCTCGACGGCGCAGGCGCTTCGAGAGGGCTCTGCTGCACGCCACCATGTTCACATCAGCTGAGGGTAcctcacaccaacacacacgGGGCACACATCAGCACTGTGAAACGTACAAGATCAAATTCAGACAGAAATCAGACGTCAGCAGTGGATCTGCTTTATCGCACAGAAGGAcgatgaaaatgtaa